A segment of the Triticum urartu cultivar G1812 chromosome 1, Tu2.1, whole genome shotgun sequence genome:
acttttccggcgatctgccggagggggaatcgatcacggagggcttctacatcaacaccatagcctttccgatgatgtgtgagtagtttacgacagaccttcgggtccatagttattagctagatggattcttctctctctttgatcctcaatacaaagttctcctcgatgttcttggagatctattcgatgtaatactcttttgcggtgtgtttgccgagctccgatgaattgtagatttatgatcaagtttatctatgaataatatttggttattctctgaattcttatatgcatgatttgctatctttgcaagtctcttcgaattatcggtttagtttggcctactagattgatctttcttgcaatgggagaagtgcttagctttgggttcaatcttgcggtgtcctttcccagtgacagtaggggcagcaaggcacgtattgtgttgttgccatcgaggataaaaagatggggtttatatcatattgcttgagtttatccctctacatcatgtcatctttcttaatgcattactctgttcttatgaaattaatactctagatgcatgctagatagcgttcgatgtgtggagtaatagtagtagatgcagaattgtttcggtctactttacacggacgtgatgcctatattcatgatcattgcctagatattctcataactatgcgcacttctatcaattgctcggcagtaatttgttcacccaccgtaatatatgctatcttgagagaagccactagtgaaacctatggccctcgggtctattttccatcatattagttttcGATTTACAATTCTAGTTTCatattattttattttgcaatctttactttccgatctatatacaacaaaaatatcaaaaatatttatcttattatctttattagatctcacttttgcgagtggccgtgaagggattgacaacccatttatcaCGTTgattgcaaggttcttgattgtttgtgcatgtactaggtgacttgcgtgttatctcctactggattgataccttggtttctcaaaaactgagggaaatacttgcgctactttgctgcatcaccctttcctcttcaagggaaaaaccaacgaatgctcaagaggtagcatgcctctacttgactagctcgttaatcaatgatggttaagtttcctaaccatagacatgtgttttcatttgatgaacaagatcacattattagagaatgaggtgatggacaagacccatccattagcttagcttaatgatcgtttagttttattgctattgctttcttcatgacttatacatattcctctcactatgagattatgcaactcccgaataccggaggaacaccttgtgtgctatcaaacgtcacaacgtaactgggtgactataaagatgctctacaggtgtctccgaaggtgtttgttggcttggcatggatcaagattaggatttgtcactccgagtatccaCTACAACAAAAACAACCATGTAAGGTCGCTTTTTCTGGGACGCTATTTATATTCGTATCTATGTCCAGGACACTAGCATGCTAAAGACGCTTCCTGAGACGTTTACATAAGCATCCCAATCTTATTTTTAGAATGATGGATTTATAATATTTTTAATTAACTTAGAGGCGATTTCTGAGACGATTAGTTAGGCTCACGTGATATTTGATGCTCGCAAATTCATTATTTTACCGCTTAAAGACTTCCCGTGGCTTTTCTGATTTTATTTTGCTAGTAAGATACTCCGTGTAATCCTCCCACACCCCGTCTTTCCAATTTCCACCTCCCACAGAAATCCCAGTCTGCGCCGCCACCAAAGCCTATCCCCCGCGGCAGTTCTCGGCCCGGCtctgccctccgacgccaactccaccCTCGGCCGGCGACTTCCCATTCTCCTATGTCGGCATCCTCGCTTGTCGGAGCCCTGCCGGCCGTCGGCGTACTCCCCGTTGCCACGCCGCACCCCTCCCAACTCTCATCGCCACACCGTCCTGCAAGATGGGATCCGCCATGTCAAGAAGGTGCTCCCTCGAATCCCATCTCCTCTACAGTTTTTAAATTAAATCAATCAATGCAGCTTCTTAGTTGAGACATCCCACGCCTCTATCTCGATTGGTTGGTTCTCAACTGAATTTCAAAATTTGGACCGACCACTATCAATCACAGATGTGATCCTGATGCATCAGATCTCATGAAGCAAATCTCGATGGTGGGGTGGCCTGTAGGTTGACAATTTTTTGTTTTGCATCTCCCTCTAAAGCTTACTAATTTCGTTTGTTCCTTTTTAGGGGGAGAAGGAGCGAATACATTAATCAGGTGCAGGATCGAATGACTGGCCATTAAGTAGACTACATTTACTCTCTGTGGGAGAGTTCCAGTTTAATTTGCAACTCCAACATGATTCGTACGTTCATTGTTTGGTGATGTATAGTTTTAGCTTCCAGAAACTAGCATCACTTTTGCCTAGTACTTCCGAAGCAAAATGACATATCTATGTGGGTTTTTACTTTATTGGTTCTGGCTTCACATGACTTCGTGCGACTGACAAGGCATATTTTTTGGTCCACCACTAATGGCTAGTGTGATTATTTTCATGGATTTTTGCTTACTTTAGCTCGGTAGATGCTTAGTATTTGTCTTAATTGTACCATTTTGGGAAGTGTTTATGCATCTTAATTAAGCATGAGTAAGATCAGAACAAGCCAAGTTATGTACATTTTGAAAAAGATTCAAACTAGATATAGTTTTCCACTCAGTTTGATCCAGTACACCTGGTCAGGCAAATTGTGGTTCGCCAAGCTATCTGATATAACCTTGAAACATTCTGATTTTACACAAGTCAGCTAGGGCATAGGGAAATGCACGTTAGTATCTGACAATGGAGGATGCGAGTCACTGTTGAATCAACAAATTGACCAGATCAACACCCTGTTACACACAACTGCCCTATACCAAACCCCtcaaagaaacaaaaaaaaagtTGTATCTCTCTCCCCAGATACGGCGCATCCATGGCTCCTGACGGGGATAACTTCCGACATTGATACATCCCAGACATTTGGGTGATGCCGCTCGCTACCAACCAAAGTCCCCCCCTGCCCCCATCGGACGATGCAGCCGATACCACTACCTTGCAGCCATAGATTGATTCCTTCCTGCGCTGGCAGGCTAGATGTTCAAGGAGTAGCGGATGTGCAGCCATGTGTCCATCGTCTCCCATGGAAGGCACCTGGTACAGTGGTACCCCATGATCCTCCTTCCAATTGATTTTTTTATTGTCAATTTGTGTTTGCCCCCAAACATGTTTTTCCTTCTTCAATAAGTACAACTCCTATGAGTGATTGATCAGAGCTCTAATTTCGGGTGTTGGTTGAGTTCACCTTGTTATGTATCAGAATGAATGATGGGATTCATGTTTTTGTACATATCACAGAGGATCTAGTATGATAATATTAATACTTATACATAGTATTACCTCACCTTCCATACCATTGTCCACTTGTTTTGTGCTACTATCCAATGGGGGCACGTTTATTTTGTTGCCATGTGACGTAAGAGTATAATATACTTCTGATATCTCCGAGAGTGTATATAAAGACTATAGATTTTGTAGTATGTTAAGGTGATCAAAGTTTCTCTGTGTTACCTTTATACATGACAACAGATTATAATTCTTTGAAATTTATGTGGGCTATGACCAAACAAAACATTGTAATTTCTTTCTGACAGCAGTTTAGCTGGTCAATTTTATACAGATTGTAATAATATCAAACTGATGTGGGCTTTAACCAAACAACATACAGTATTTTTTTCTGTCCGCACATTAACTGGTCATTTTTATACAGATTATAATATTGTCAAATCGACATGAGCTATAACCAAACATCACTGTGATTTCTTGATGTCAGCAAACAGCTAGTAAGTTTTTTATTGCATTGACACTATCATATGAGACAATGTTTTCTTACTGTTTTGCAGATATCCGAGGATTTAACATTATGGAAATGTTCAGCAGATGATCTTTTGCAAGTGAAAAGAATACATTTTTATAAGGAGCAATCAATGTGGGACCAATACAAGGTGTGTCATTTATCCATGTTCCAATCTTTTCTGCTGACAAAGATGATTCAGAATAATGCAGTCGTCATCTGTTTGACAGATAAGCTGCATTATCCCTAGATCAGCTGGCTCAAACTTCTTTGTTGTGTCATCCCCACTAGTGTAGAGTTTCTATTGGTCGGAAGATTACTAGTGTCAACAGGCATAACCAGTCAATCCTAAGAAATCTTAGTTCAATAGAGAAGAAACACATAAATTATAACTATTCTTTGTGAAATCAATGTATATTTCTTATTTAAATTATCTAGCTCTGCTTCTCTATATTTCCCTGCACCTTTTCTGATGCTAATGTGCTCTTATTGCAGGATTTAGAGGACAAAACTAATTGTATGGACAGATTATAACAGGTTTTATATCGGAAATAATCTTGAAACGTGCAAGGGAAATCTTCACATTTTTCCAGAAGCCATATCCATAAAAGCTGCGAAGGCCGTCAAGCTGATGTACCAAGCTAGATATAGAATTTTTAGATAGATTTCCACTAAGAATTTCCATTTTTTTCTCAAATTGGTTTCAACTTTCAGATAGTTAGAATTAGAATTAGAACTTTATTTTCTAGTGAAATACACATTATTGTATGAATGTACAGTTCACTTGTAAAGTATCAATACCCTTTGTAATAAAAATAGTTGTAATGGCCTGCACATTGCTACTTGTTTCGCGGTTGTGATTATGAGAAACTTTTTCAGTTATGAGAATGTGATGATTGCAATGCAACAGTGATGTTCAATAATGCCTACACAACTACATTATTTGATGATCTGCATGTGCAGCAGGGCATGGTAAAGCAATCCAATTCAAAATAATGAAATACAACAATGTACGACATCATACAGGCATGTCTAGCAGAACGTATGTATTTTTTTAGAAACGTTTTTGAGCATGCCTATAAAGCATCTCAAGTCATGTAGACATGCTTTTGAACGTCCTTAGATAGCATCTCATGTCATGTAGACACGCTCTTGAGCGTCCTTATATAACGTCTCATGTCATGTAGACACGCCTATCAAGTGTGTCTAAATGTTTGAGACGGTTCATGTGGAGACGCTCGAAGGACGCTTTACTAAAACGACTCTACAATTGGCTAGAGATGAAATACCAAGTCACTAGCTATGTAATTGACGTCTCTACTGGCAGCTTTTGCTGTATtgatcgaagaggtatctctgggccctctcggtaatgcacatcactataagccttgcaagcaatgtgactaatgagttagttacgggatgatacattacggaacgagtaaagagacttgccggtaatgagattgaactaggtatgataataccgacgatcgaatctcggtcaagtaacataccgatgataaagggaataacgtatgttgttattgcgttttaaccgataaaagatcttcgtagaatatgtaggaaccaatatgagaatccaggttccgcagTTGGTTAGTGACCGGAGATGtgtgtcggtcatgtctacatagttctcgaactcatagggtccgcacgcttaacgttcgatgatgatttgtattatgagttatgtgttttggtgaccaaagtttgtttggagtccaggatgagatcacggacatgatgaggagtctttaaatggtcgagaggtaaagattcatatattggaagatagtattcggacatcagaatggtttcgaatggttcgggtattttttcggagtaccgaggggttaccggaccacccccccccccccggggggggggaatattgggcctacatgggacTTAGTGAAGAGAGAGGAGGGCCGCAAGGGGTGGCCGCACCCCCCTCCCCATGGCAGTCCAAATTGGACTatggagggggcggcgcccccctttccctctccctctcccactccttccttttcccctccgatgaagaaaggaaaagggggggggcgaatcctactaggagtagagtcctaataggactcccccccatggcgcgcccttcctggccggccgcctcctcctcccctcctttatatccggtggcagggggcaccccatagcacatcagttgttctcttagccgtgtgcagtgccgccctccacagtttactccttcagtcatagcgtcgtagtgcttaggcgaagccctgcacggatcacatcaccatcactgtcgtgctgacagaactctccctcgaccctctgctggatcaagagttcgagggacgtcatcgagctgaacgtgtgctgaactcggaggtgtcgtacgttcggtacttgatcggttggatcgcgaagacgttcgaatacatcaaccgcgttaacctaacgcttccgcttttggtctatgagggtacgtagacacactctccccctctcgttgctatgcatctcctagatagatcttgcgtgatcgtagtaaattttttgaaattacatgctacgttccccaacactatcaccctctcgttgctatgcatctcatagatagatcttgcgtgagcgtaggaaattttttgaaattgcatgctatgtttcccaacaCTTGGACCAAGTTATGCACGTGGCTCTCAGCCGTGGCATCCAACAATTGGAAAGCCCGTATGCTTCCGATATCCTGGGCAAAGTTTTTGATGGCAAATCCCTTAGGGGGACTCCCTCATTACTTCTCATAGGTAAAGCCACCAACTTTCGAAATCACAAGGCCGGTGTCAGGTACGGCGTGGCCAAACCGGCACCTCTTGTATCTTTCGCATATTCTTTTGCCATTGGTCAGTTCAAAGTGTTTGATCTCATCGAATTTTCTCCAATGTTGATGTAGGAATGGTGTGCCTAGCCCAGGACGAGCGGATGGTTGAGATGGCCTGGATGTTGTCCGAGCATAGGGCCCAGGCCACACCCCATAGCAAACGCGTGAGGGGGGCATCTTCTTGGCCGTTGGACAAGGTGGCAGGGGTGATGTCGATGCCGTCAGACATAGTGGAATGAGTGCTAGTGCCGAATCCAACAGCAAGGGCCACACCATGCTCACTCTAGTAGCTCCGTGTTCATATCGCGTGCTCCCGTGGAGGGAACGTCCTTGGTGGGGGGCAAGCGAGAAAAATGACTAAGGTCACACCAAGACCCGGCAACATGTAGGTTCCTATTtcaccccccccccacacacacacacacacgcacaccctcAAATAAAAATGTGAATCATTTGAAACATGTTAAAACTTGAGTGTAGTTTCTGATTTTGGAAAAATATGCTCACAAGCTCAGGAGTCAACTGTCGATACTATGTAATTAAACAAACAAGAAGATTGACTTGATGAGCAATTTTACCACCTCTTCTTGCTTGCTTTTTTTACTAAATGCATCAAATGTTACAAAATAGTAGATAAAAACTTAGTTCAATAAATTAATCAATTGAAGCCAGAACAAACCTTCAAATGTACTTGAATCAATTAAGAAGTGTAAAGCCAGTACTAATCTAATATTTATTAATAACTTGCACGAAATTACAACCCTTGACATTGAAAGGGAATATGATGAGTCATGTGTTGATAACGTGTACACCATTACTACACTTGACATAAAAGGAGAATTTGATGAGTCATGTATTGAGAACGTGTACAACATTACTATCAGCTTGTTGATCTTACCATCCTACTATACAACACTACAAGTTAGTTTAAAAAAGAACAAGAGTCCAGAACGAACATAAGAGTACTAGCTTGATCTATCTGAACAACATGTCACGCTACGAAGATTTGGTTTATTTCTAATAACTTGTACAACATGACAAACTTAGATCCAAAAGGAATGCAATCCAGATAATTGTTTGACAAGTAAAGTGAGTAGGATGAGTCATTGCTAATTATCATGTTTTCCTCACTCTTAGATGATATGTACAATAAAAAGGCAACTTTGATGATCACTCCAAAATTGTGTTTGTATGTAGTGCCACCAAACACAACAAACCAGATAATCAGTTCGATAAGCATTGAATCACTTTTAAAAAGGAAAGCAATAATGAAAAGAAACCTAACCATGGTAGCTATAAAAGAGCCTGCAATATGTAGGCTCCATACCATCATCCATCCTTCACACAACTAGAGCACAATCATCAAATCCAAGTAAGTAATAGTTGACACAAATTCACCATGAAGACCTTACTCATCCTCACAATCTTTGCAGCGGCTCTAACCATCGCCACCGCCAATATACAGGTCGACCCTAGCGGCCAAGTACAATGGCCACAACAACAACCATTCCCCCAGCCCCAACCATTCTCCCAGCAACCACAACAAGTGTTTCCCCAACCCCAACAAACATTCCCCCTTCAACCACAGCAAGTATTTCCCCAACCACAACAACCACAACAACAATTTCCCCAGCCCCAGCAACCACAACAACCATTTCCCCAGCCCCAACAACCCCAACTACCATTTCCCCAACAACCATTCCCCCAGCCTCAACAACCCCAACAACCATTTCCCCAGTCACAGCAACCACAACAACCTTTTCCCCAGCCCCAACAACAATTCCCGCAGCCCCAACAACCGCAACAATCATTCCCCCAGCAGCAACAACCGTTGATTCAGCCATATCTACAACAACAGATGAACCCCTGCAAGAATTACCTCTTGCAGCAATGCAACCCCGTGTCATTAGTGTCGTCCCTCGTGTCAATGATCTTGCCACGAAGTGATTGCCAGGTGATGCAGCAACAATGTTGCCAACAACTAGCACAGATTCCTCGTCAGCTCCAGTGCACAGCCATCCATAGCGTGGTGCATGCCATCATCATGCAGCAAGAACAACAAGGCATACAGATCCTGCGACCACTGTTTCAGCTTGTCCAGGGACAGGGCATCATCCAACCTCAACAACCAGCTCAATATGAGGTGATCAGGTCATTGGTATTGAGAACCCTTCCAAACATGTGCAACGTGTATGTCCGACCTGACTGCTCCACCATCAACGCACCATTTGCCAGCATAGTTGCCGGCATTGGTGGCCAATGAAAATTGCTAATAGGTAGATGGATCATCGTTGCTTAGCTGATGCACCAATGGTTGTAACGATGACAAATAAAATGGCATGCACCATCATGTGTGACCCCGACCGGTGCTAGTTCAAGCTTGGGAATAAAAGACAAACAAAGTTCTTGTTTGCTAGCATTGCTTGTCACTATTTCATTCACTTTTTTAATTATTTCGATGTTCATCCCTAACCGCAACCCTAGACTTACACATCAATAGCTAGCTGCTTGTGCTGGCAGGTTACTATTTAATCTATCGATTAATGGTCGACCTATTAATCCAGTTAACAGGTCGATTGACATATTAGTTACTGCTCCCAGGCTGACCGAGTAGCTATCAGTTTCCGAGTTCCTGGATATCGCACACAATAATAATTCAACGTATTTCAATGTCTAGAAGTAAATGTGCCATTTTAGCACCAAAACAAGCGCTTGAATAGAAACACTCCATCACTCTAAATGTTAATATGGCTAATTTTGCATTGGTGCAATTTTGAGTTTGGTGGCATCAAAGCATTTTTCAAAAGCAATTCTTTAGGGGACTCCAAAGAGGTGAAAATCAAACTAAAGTTGCCACATGGTAAAAGATAAACCATGTTATGAGCAAGAGCAAATATTGAGTCACAATAGCAAGCGCCAAACATGCAATTAGACTCTTGATATGGTTTCAGAGATGGAAACAATTTACAGATGACAAACAAAGCTTAAGTATCA
Coding sequences within it:
- the LOC125541728 gene encoding gamma-gliadin-like, giving the protein MKTLLILTIFAAALTIATANIQVDPSGQVQWPQQQPFPQPQPFSQQPQQVFPQPQQTFPLQPQQVFPQPQQPQQQFPQPQQPQQPFPQPQQPQQPFPQSQQPQQPFPQPQQQFPQPQQPQQSFPQQQQPLIQPYLQQQMNPCKNYLLQQCNPVSLVSSLVSMILPRSDCQVMQQQCCQQLAQIPRQLQCTAIHSVVHAIIMQQEQQGIQILRPLFQLVQGQGIIQPQQPAQYEVIRSLVLRTLPNMCNVYVRPDCSTINAPFASIVAGIGGQ